The sequence below is a genomic window from Clostridium putrefaciens.
TATTCTGATGATGAAGAAAATATTATTATGCTTAAAGAAAAAAGACTAAAATATGTTATTGAAGAGGATGCTGAAGAGCTAATTATAAGAATAAATTTAACTAAAAATATACACACATATGTTGATACTATAAAAAGCAATATTTATTCTATGGGTAAGTTAGACTTTCTAATTGCAAAAGGAAAATTAGCTTTAAATTATAATGCTACAAAACCTGAGATATCAGATGATATGAAAGTTACCTTCACTAATTCCTTTAACCCAGAAGTTAAACACATATTAGAATCTAAAAATACTCCCTTTACTCCAATAAACATCTCCCTTAATTCTGGAGTTGCTGTAATTACAGGTGCTAATATGGGTGGAAAAAGTGTAACACTTAAAACTATGGTCCTTAATTTACTTTTAGGACAACTAGGTTTCTTTGTTTTTGCAGATTATGCAAAGTTCCCTATATTAGACTTTATATACTTTATATCTGACGATCTTCAATCAGTATCACAGGGACTAAGTACCTTTGGTGCTGAAATAATAGAGCTTAAAAATGTAATAGAACATACTAAGATTAAAAAGGGATTTATAGCTTTAGATGAATTTGCAAGAGGCACTAACCCTAAAGAAGGATCATTTTTAGTTAGATCCTTATGTGAATATTTAAATACAACAACCTCTATTAGCGTAGTATCTACCCACTACGACAACATAGTTACAAATGACATGATTCACTACCAAGTAATGGGTCTCAAAGATGTATGTTTTGATGATTTAAAAAGAAAAATTGATCTTAATAAAACTAATTCTATTGAAATAATTCAAGAACATATGGATTACAGCCTAGAAAAGGTATCTAATACTAATAAAGTACCTAAGGATGCATTAAACATATCCATACTTTTAGGCCTTCAACCAGAAATTGTAGAAATAGCGCAAAAATATTATTATAAAAATTTAAATAATGAGGAGGAATATTATGAATAGTAAATTAAACTTAAACTTTGAAACAGTATCTAAGGCTAGGTCACACGCTAAAAATATAGCTTTAGATACACAAGAATTTATAGACTTACATACAACAGTAACTGTAGAAAGAACAGTCTGTAGACTTCTTGGTATAGATGGCATCGATAGCGTTGGTGTTCCTTTACCAAATGTAGTTGTAGATAATATAGTAAAGAACGATGCTCTTTCTTTGGGTGCTGCTTATTTTATCGGTAATGCTATGTTAAATACAGGTCTTTCACCTCAAGAAATAGCTGAGAAAGTAGCTAACGGACAGTTAGATCTAGGAACCTTAGAGTCTAAAGATCTATTTGAAATAAAGGCTACTATAATGCCTATAGCAAAAATGTATGTAGAAAAGATTAAAGCAAATAGAAATAAAAGAGAAGAGGTTCTTTCAAGGCTTGGAGATAAGAAAGGTCCATATTTATATGTAATAGTTGCTACTGGAAACATCAAAGAAGATATAACTCAAGCAGTTGCAGCTGTAAAGCAAGGTGCTGATATAATAGCTGTAATAAGAACAACAGGACAAAGCCTTTTAGATTATGTGCCTTACGGAGAAACTACTGAGGGATTCGGAGGTACCTTTGCAACGCAAGAAAACTTTAGACAAATGAGAGAAGCACTTGATGTAATCGGTGATGAAGTTGGTAGATACATAAGACTTTGTAATTATTGTTCTGGATTATGTATGCCTGAAATTGCAGCTATGGGAGCCTTAGAGAGACTAGATGTAATGTTAAATGACGCTCTTTATGGAATATTATTTAGAGATATAAACATGAAAAGGACCCTTGTAGACCAATACTTTTCACGTGTTATTAACGGCTTTGCAGGTGTAATAATAAATACTGGTGAAGATAATTATCTAACTACTTCAGATGCCTTTGAAGAAGCTCATACTGTACTTGCTTCTCAATTTATTAATGAGCAATTTGCATTAGTTGCTGGACTTCCTGAAGAACAGATGGGCTTGGGTCATGCTTTTGAAATGAATCCTGATCTTAAAAATGCCTTTTTATATGAACTAGCTCAAGCTCAAATGGCTAGAGAAATATTCCCAAGGGCACCGCTTAAATACATGCCTCCTACAAAGTTTATGACAGGAGACATATTTAAAGGTACTGTACAAAATGCACTTTTTAATATGGTAAGCGTATTAACTAATCAAAAAATCCACCTTTTAGGAATGCTTACAGAGGCCATACATACACCACTTATGTCTGACAGAGCCCTTTCAATAGACAACGCTCGCTATATATTTAATAGTATGGAAGACCTAGGTGATGAACTTGAATTTAAAAATGGCGGTAAAATGGAAGAACGAGCTAATGAAGTATTAAGTAAATCTTCTGAGCTACTATCTGAAATTGAAGGTGAAGGTTTGTTTAAAACTCTAGAAAAGGGTATGTTTGCAGGAATAAAAAGGCCAATAAATGGTGGAAAAGGTCTTGCTGGCGTATCAGAAAAATCAAAAGAATACTTTAACCCATTCATAGACTTGATGTTAGGGGGGAATAGATAATGAGTAGTGGCTTATACTCCACAGAAAAAAGAAGCACCGATACAGTTTTAGATTTAAATAAGGTAAAACCCTACGGAGATACTATGAATGATGGTAAGGTTCAACTAAGCTTTACATTACCCTTACCTGATAATGATAAAAGTGCTGAGGCTGCTAAAGTACTTGCAAGAAAGATGGGTCTTGAAGAGCCTAACGTTGCACATCATGCTGCCTTGGATAAGAACTTTACATTTTACGTAGTATATGGAACGCTAACTCATACTGTAGACTATGAATCTATTCATGTACAAACTGTAGAAGTTGATACCTTATCTATGGAAGAAGTTAATGATTATATAAAAGAAAATATACAAAGAAAGATAGTTATAATGGGTGCTAGCACTGGAACAGATGCTCACACCGTTGGAATAGATGCCATAATGAATATGAAAGGATATGCTGGTCACTATGGTTTAGAAAGATATGAGATGATAGAAGCTTATAATTTAGGTAGTCAGGTCCCTAATGAGGAATTTGTAAAAAGAGCTATTGAACTTAAGGCCGACATCCTTCTAGTATCACAAACAGTAACACAGAAAAATGTTCATATTCAAAACCTTACAGAACTTGTAGAACTTCTAGAAGCTGAAGGATTAAGAGATAAAGTCCTACTTATATGTGGTGGACCTAGAATAAGTCATGAATTAGCTAAAGAATTAGGCTATGATGCTGGCTTTGGACCTGGTAAGTATGCTGATGATGTGGCAACATTTTCAGTAACAGAAATGGTAGAAAGAAACCTTATATAACTAAATTATATTAATTCAACAAATGAGGCTGTCGCACTAAAAAATTAGTGCGACAGCTTTTTGTCTAAAAAAATAAATCTCCCACTCGAAAGAGTGGAAGATTTATAGTAAAATTAATATATGACAAAACATATTAATTTACATAAAAATTATACTGCAAATCGTGG
It includes:
- a CDS encoding MutS-related protein, which translates into the protein MIFLDKKQRQQVGYTFVIDKLDAITPFGEDLKKNITPFKQQDKELLIAELNNIEKITTSYMTKRNTYRSIERLLSKVKDIRNSIVRCSNLNTLDDVELFEIKSFCMISEELYNIYKDFNDSINITGIDFYDLSAILNLLDPDNKKLPTFQIYDSYSKKLKDIRMNKKKLEDEIFYSDDEENIIMLKEKRLKYVIEEDAEELIIRINLTKNIHTYVDTIKSNIYSMGKLDFLIAKGKLALNYNATKPEISDDMKVTFTNSFNPEVKHILESKNTPFTPINISLNSGVAVITGANMGGKSVTLKTMVLNLLLGQLGFFVFADYAKFPILDFIYFISDDLQSVSQGLSTFGAEIIELKNVIEHTKIKKGFIALDEFARGTNPKEGSFLVRSLCEYLNTTTSISVVSTHYDNIVTNDMIHYQVMGLKDVCFDDLKRKIDLNKTNSIEIIQEHMDYSLEKVSNTNKVPKDALNISILLGLQPEIVEIAQKYYYKNLNNEEEYYE
- a CDS encoding lysine 5,6-aminomutase subunit alpha — translated: MNSKLNLNFETVSKARSHAKNIALDTQEFIDLHTTVTVERTVCRLLGIDGIDSVGVPLPNVVVDNIVKNDALSLGAAYFIGNAMLNTGLSPQEIAEKVANGQLDLGTLESKDLFEIKATIMPIAKMYVEKIKANRNKREEVLSRLGDKKGPYLYVIVATGNIKEDITQAVAAVKQGADIIAVIRTTGQSLLDYVPYGETTEGFGGTFATQENFRQMREALDVIGDEVGRYIRLCNYCSGLCMPEIAAMGALERLDVMLNDALYGILFRDINMKRTLVDQYFSRVINGFAGVIINTGEDNYLTTSDAFEEAHTVLASQFINEQFALVAGLPEEQMGLGHAFEMNPDLKNAFLYELAQAQMAREIFPRAPLKYMPPTKFMTGDIFKGTVQNALFNMVSVLTNQKIHLLGMLTEAIHTPLMSDRALSIDNARYIFNSMEDLGDELEFKNGGKMEERANEVLSKSSELLSEIEGEGLFKTLEKGMFAGIKRPINGGKGLAGVSEKSKEYFNPFIDLMLGGNR
- a CDS encoding OAM dimerization domain-containing protein: MSSGLYSTEKRSTDTVLDLNKVKPYGDTMNDGKVQLSFTLPLPDNDKSAEAAKVLARKMGLEEPNVAHHAALDKNFTFYVVYGTLTHTVDYESIHVQTVEVDTLSMEEVNDYIKENIQRKIVIMGASTGTDAHTVGIDAIMNMKGYAGHYGLERYEMIEAYNLGSQVPNEEFVKRAIELKADILLVSQTVTQKNVHIQNLTELVELLEAEGLRDKVLLICGGPRISHELAKELGYDAGFGPGKYADDVATFSVTEMVERNLI